From the Diospyros lotus cultivar Yz01 chromosome 13, ASM1463336v1, whole genome shotgun sequence genome, one window contains:
- the LOC127789328 gene encoding O-fucosyltransferase 1-like isoform X30, whose protein sequence is MQHWDINRLFSWLHDTTPLSSCMVHSRLKSHSLGQHCLLLHKGPLSSTGATYYNKTPIVAHLPSLMDATPSIQMRRPGDGAATHKRGGGGHYRPQLKQHLSGGGGVKGLFGRLSIAVVVLVICSISLLSTLKSNNNQPISRSSSEIDTETLWETAASDGWRPSSAPRFDWPPPPKESNGHLRVRCNGGLNQQRSAICNAVLAARIMNATLVLPELDANSFWHDDSGFRGIYDVDHFIRALRFDVRIVESIPEIRKNGKTKKIKAHQLRPPRDAPISWYTTVALEKMKEHGAIYLTPFSHRLAEEIDNPEYQRLRCRVNYHALRFKPHIMKLSNSIVSKLRSEGHFMSIHLRFEMDMLAFAGCLDIFSPEEQRILMKYRKENFAEKRLVYSERRVIGKCPLTPEEVGLILHAMGFDNSTKIYLAAGELFGGERFMKPFRSMFPRLENHSTVDPSEEIAENTRGLVGSAVDYMVCLLSDIFMPTYDGPSNFANNLLGHRLYYGFRTTIRPDRKALAAIFIDREKGRTTGFNETVRRVMLQTNFGGPHKRVPPESFYTNSWPECFCQTSTQNPDDKCPPENVLEKLHRRLEGETTSDSDTLVQSNSTVSMADR, encoded by the exons GTGCACTCTAGGCTCAAGTCCCATTCCCTTGGCCAACATTGTTTACTACTACACAAGGGGCCATTAAGCTCAACTGGGGCGACATACTATAATAAGACCCCAATCGTTGCTCATTTACCAAGCTTGATGGATGCAACACCTTCAATCCAAATGAGAAG GCCCGGGGATGGAGCGGCCACTCAcaagagaggaggaggaggacacTATCGCCCCCAGCTAAAGCAGCATCTgagcggaggaggaggagttaaAGGGCTATTTGGGAGGTTGTCCATTGCAGTCGTTGTCCTCGTGATTTGTTCCATTTCGTTATTATCCACCTTGAAGAGTAATAACAACCAGCCCATCTCCCGATCTTCATCTGAG ATCGACACAGAAACTCTTTGGGAAACTGCTGCTTCTGATGGTTGGAGGCCCTCATCTGCTCCACGATTTGATTGGCCCC CTCCTCCAAAAGAGAGCAATGGTCATCTGAGGGTTCGATGTAATGGTGGTCTGAATCAACAGCGCAGTGCG ATATGTAATGCAGTTCTTGCTGCACGAATTATGAATGCTACACTCGTGCTGCCTGAGTTGGATGCAAACTCCTTTTGGCATGATGACAG TGGTTTCCGAGGCATCTACGATGTTGATCACTTCATCAGAGCATTGAGGTTTGATGTACGGATTGTGGAAAGCATTCCAGAAATTCGCAAAAATgggaagaccaagaaaataaaagcacatcAG CTTCGCCCCCCGAGAGATGCTCCAATTAGTTGGTACACAACAGTTGCTCTGGAGAAGATGAAGGAACATGGTGCCATCTATCTGACCCCTTTTTCACATCGTCTTGCTGAAGAGATTGACAACCCTGAGTACCAAAGATTGAGATGCCGAGTCAATTATCATGCACTCAGATTTAAGCCCCACATTATGAAGTTAAGCAACTCAATAGTGAGTAAACTTCGTTCAGAAGGTCATTTCATGTCGATACATCTCCGTTTCGAGATGGATATGCTGGCTTTTGCTGG ATGCCTAGATATATTTAGTCCTGAAGAACAGAGAATATTGATGAAGTACCGCAAGGAAAATTTTGCAGAGAAGAGACTTGTTTATAGTGAAAGAAGGGTCATTGGAAAATGTCCATTGACTCCAGAAGAG GTTGGTCTCATCTTGCATGCTATGGGGTTTGACAATTCCACTAAGATATACCTTGCAGCTGGTGAATTATTTGGTGGGGAGCGATTCATGAAACCCTTTCGGTCCATGTTTCCTCGCCTTGAGAATCACAGCACAGTTGACCCTAGTGAGGAGATAGCAGAGAACACTCGTGGCCTGGTAGGCTCTGCTGTGGATTACATGGTTTGTCTTCTATCAGACATCTTCATGCCAACATATGACGGGCCAAGCAACTTCGCAAATAATCTCCTTGGACACCGTCTGTACTATGGCTTCCGGACCACAATCAGACCTGACAGGAAGGCTCTTGCTGCAATCTTTATTGATCGTGAAAAGGGCCGAACAACTGGCTTTAACGAAACTGTTAGGCGTGTGATGCTACAAACGAATTTTGGTGGGCCTCACAAACGGGTCCCACCTGAGTCTTTCTACACCAACTCTTGGCCCGAATGTTTCTGCCAGACATCAACACAGAATCCAGATGATAAATGCCCACCAGAAAATGTTTTGGAAAAGTTGCATAGGCGACTGGAGGGTGAAACCACCAGTGATTCAGATACGTTGGTTCAATCAAATTCGACAGTATCCATGGCTGATAGATAG
- the LOC127789328 gene encoding O-fucosyltransferase 1-like isoform X28, with product MIEEKLKLSTYLSWSFCSCNTGILTDCSLGCMTQHLYLHVHSRLKSHSLGQHCLLLHKGPLSSTGATYYNKTPIVAHLPSLMDATPSIQMRRPGDGAATHKRGGGGHYRPQLKQHLSGGGGVKGLFGRLSIAVVVLVICSISLLSTLKSNNNQPISRSSSEIDTETLWETAASDGWRPSSAPRFDWPPPPKESNGHLRVRCNGGLNQQRSAICNAVLAARIMNATLVLPELDANSFWHDDSGFRGIYDVDHFIRALRFDVRIVESIPEIRKNGKTKKIKAHQLRPPRDAPISWYTTVALEKMKEHGAIYLTPFSHRLAEEIDNPEYQRLRCRVNYHALRFKPHIMKLSNSIVSKLRSEGHFMSIHLRFEMDMLAFAGCLDIFSPEEQRILMKYRKENFAEKRLVYSERRVIGKCPLTPEEVGLILHAMGFDNSTKIYLAAGELFGGERFMKPFRSMFPRLENHSTVDPSEEIAENTRGLVGSAVDYMVCLLSDIFMPTYDGPSNFANNLLGHRLYYGFRTTIRPDRKALAAIFIDREKGRTTGFNETVRRVMLQTNFGGPHKRVPPESFYTNSWPECFCQTSTQNPDDKCPPENVLEKLHRRLEGETTSDSDTLVQSNSTVSMADR from the exons GTGCACTCTAGGCTCAAGTCCCATTCCCTTGGCCAACATTGTTTACTACTACACAAGGGGCCATTAAGCTCAACTGGGGCGACATACTATAATAAGACCCCAATCGTTGCTCATTTACCAAGCTTGATGGATGCAACACCTTCAATCCAAATGAGAAG GCCCGGGGATGGAGCGGCCACTCAcaagagaggaggaggaggacacTATCGCCCCCAGCTAAAGCAGCATCTgagcggaggaggaggagttaaAGGGCTATTTGGGAGGTTGTCCATTGCAGTCGTTGTCCTCGTGATTTGTTCCATTTCGTTATTATCCACCTTGAAGAGTAATAACAACCAGCCCATCTCCCGATCTTCATCTGAG ATCGACACAGAAACTCTTTGGGAAACTGCTGCTTCTGATGGTTGGAGGCCCTCATCTGCTCCACGATTTGATTGGCCCC CTCCTCCAAAAGAGAGCAATGGTCATCTGAGGGTTCGATGTAATGGTGGTCTGAATCAACAGCGCAGTGCG ATATGTAATGCAGTTCTTGCTGCACGAATTATGAATGCTACACTCGTGCTGCCTGAGTTGGATGCAAACTCCTTTTGGCATGATGACAG TGGTTTCCGAGGCATCTACGATGTTGATCACTTCATCAGAGCATTGAGGTTTGATGTACGGATTGTGGAAAGCATTCCAGAAATTCGCAAAAATgggaagaccaagaaaataaaagcacatcAG CTTCGCCCCCCGAGAGATGCTCCAATTAGTTGGTACACAACAGTTGCTCTGGAGAAGATGAAGGAACATGGTGCCATCTATCTGACCCCTTTTTCACATCGTCTTGCTGAAGAGATTGACAACCCTGAGTACCAAAGATTGAGATGCCGAGTCAATTATCATGCACTCAGATTTAAGCCCCACATTATGAAGTTAAGCAACTCAATAGTGAGTAAACTTCGTTCAGAAGGTCATTTCATGTCGATACATCTCCGTTTCGAGATGGATATGCTGGCTTTTGCTGG ATGCCTAGATATATTTAGTCCTGAAGAACAGAGAATATTGATGAAGTACCGCAAGGAAAATTTTGCAGAGAAGAGACTTGTTTATAGTGAAAGAAGGGTCATTGGAAAATGTCCATTGACTCCAGAAGAG GTTGGTCTCATCTTGCATGCTATGGGGTTTGACAATTCCACTAAGATATACCTTGCAGCTGGTGAATTATTTGGTGGGGAGCGATTCATGAAACCCTTTCGGTCCATGTTTCCTCGCCTTGAGAATCACAGCACAGTTGACCCTAGTGAGGAGATAGCAGAGAACACTCGTGGCCTGGTAGGCTCTGCTGTGGATTACATGGTTTGTCTTCTATCAGACATCTTCATGCCAACATATGACGGGCCAAGCAACTTCGCAAATAATCTCCTTGGACACCGTCTGTACTATGGCTTCCGGACCACAATCAGACCTGACAGGAAGGCTCTTGCTGCAATCTTTATTGATCGTGAAAAGGGCCGAACAACTGGCTTTAACGAAACTGTTAGGCGTGTGATGCTACAAACGAATTTTGGTGGGCCTCACAAACGGGTCCCACCTGAGTCTTTCTACACCAACTCTTGGCCCGAATGTTTCTGCCAGACATCAACACAGAATCCAGATGATAAATGCCCACCAGAAAATGTTTTGGAAAAGTTGCATAGGCGACTGGAGGGTGAAACCACCAGTGATTCAGATACGTTGGTTCAATCAAATTCGACAGTATCCATGGCTGATAGATAG
- the LOC127789328 gene encoding O-fucosyltransferase 1-like isoform X33, with the protein MLAINFHEGLKVVCKEDTPTYKVHSRLKSHSLGQHCLLLHKGPLSSTGATYYNKTPIVAHLPSLMDATPSIQMRRPGDGAATHKRGGGGHYRPQLKQHLSGGGGVKGLFGRLSIAVVVLVICSISLLSTLKSNNNQPISRSSSEIDTETLWETAASDGWRPSSAPRFDWPPPPKESNGHLRVRCNGGLNQQRSAICNAVLAARIMNATLVLPELDANSFWHDDSGFRGIYDVDHFIRALRFDVRIVESIPEIRKNGKTKKIKAHQLRPPRDAPISWYTTVALEKMKEHGAIYLTPFSHRLAEEIDNPEYQRLRCRVNYHALRFKPHIMKLSNSIVSKLRSEGHFMSIHLRFEMDMLAFAGCLDIFSPEEQRILMKYRKENFAEKRLVYSERRVIGKCPLTPEEVGLILHAMGFDNSTKIYLAAGELFGGERFMKPFRSMFPRLENHSTVDPSEEIAENTRGLVGSAVDYMVCLLSDIFMPTYDGPSNFANNLLGHRLYYGFRTTIRPDRKALAAIFIDREKGRTTGFNETVRRVMLQTNFGGPHKRVPPESFYTNSWPECFCQTSTQNPDDKCPPENVLEKLHRRLEGETTSDSDTLVQSNSTVSMADR; encoded by the exons GTGCACTCTAGGCTCAAGTCCCATTCCCTTGGCCAACATTGTTTACTACTACACAAGGGGCCATTAAGCTCAACTGGGGCGACATACTATAATAAGACCCCAATCGTTGCTCATTTACCAAGCTTGATGGATGCAACACCTTCAATCCAAATGAGAAG GCCCGGGGATGGAGCGGCCACTCAcaagagaggaggaggaggacacTATCGCCCCCAGCTAAAGCAGCATCTgagcggaggaggaggagttaaAGGGCTATTTGGGAGGTTGTCCATTGCAGTCGTTGTCCTCGTGATTTGTTCCATTTCGTTATTATCCACCTTGAAGAGTAATAACAACCAGCCCATCTCCCGATCTTCATCTGAG ATCGACACAGAAACTCTTTGGGAAACTGCTGCTTCTGATGGTTGGAGGCCCTCATCTGCTCCACGATTTGATTGGCCCC CTCCTCCAAAAGAGAGCAATGGTCATCTGAGGGTTCGATGTAATGGTGGTCTGAATCAACAGCGCAGTGCG ATATGTAATGCAGTTCTTGCTGCACGAATTATGAATGCTACACTCGTGCTGCCTGAGTTGGATGCAAACTCCTTTTGGCATGATGACAG TGGTTTCCGAGGCATCTACGATGTTGATCACTTCATCAGAGCATTGAGGTTTGATGTACGGATTGTGGAAAGCATTCCAGAAATTCGCAAAAATgggaagaccaagaaaataaaagcacatcAG CTTCGCCCCCCGAGAGATGCTCCAATTAGTTGGTACACAACAGTTGCTCTGGAGAAGATGAAGGAACATGGTGCCATCTATCTGACCCCTTTTTCACATCGTCTTGCTGAAGAGATTGACAACCCTGAGTACCAAAGATTGAGATGCCGAGTCAATTATCATGCACTCAGATTTAAGCCCCACATTATGAAGTTAAGCAACTCAATAGTGAGTAAACTTCGTTCAGAAGGTCATTTCATGTCGATACATCTCCGTTTCGAGATGGATATGCTGGCTTTTGCTGG ATGCCTAGATATATTTAGTCCTGAAGAACAGAGAATATTGATGAAGTACCGCAAGGAAAATTTTGCAGAGAAGAGACTTGTTTATAGTGAAAGAAGGGTCATTGGAAAATGTCCATTGACTCCAGAAGAG GTTGGTCTCATCTTGCATGCTATGGGGTTTGACAATTCCACTAAGATATACCTTGCAGCTGGTGAATTATTTGGTGGGGAGCGATTCATGAAACCCTTTCGGTCCATGTTTCCTCGCCTTGAGAATCACAGCACAGTTGACCCTAGTGAGGAGATAGCAGAGAACACTCGTGGCCTGGTAGGCTCTGCTGTGGATTACATGGTTTGTCTTCTATCAGACATCTTCATGCCAACATATGACGGGCCAAGCAACTTCGCAAATAATCTCCTTGGACACCGTCTGTACTATGGCTTCCGGACCACAATCAGACCTGACAGGAAGGCTCTTGCTGCAATCTTTATTGATCGTGAAAAGGGCCGAACAACTGGCTTTAACGAAACTGTTAGGCGTGTGATGCTACAAACGAATTTTGGTGGGCCTCACAAACGGGTCCCACCTGAGTCTTTCTACACCAACTCTTGGCCCGAATGTTTCTGCCAGACATCAACACAGAATCCAGATGATAAATGCCCACCAGAAAATGTTTTGGAAAAGTTGCATAGGCGACTGGAGGGTGAAACCACCAGTGATTCAGATACGTTGGTTCAATCAAATTCGACAGTATCCATGGCTGATAGATAG
- the LOC127789328 gene encoding O-fucosyltransferase 1-like isoform X19 has product MTQHLYLHVHSRLKSHSLGQHCLLLHKGPLSSTGATYYNKTPIVAHLPSLMDATPSIQMRRPGDGAATHKRGGGGHYRPQLKQHLSGGGGVKGLFGRLSIAVVVLVICSISLLSTLKSNNNQPISRSSSEIDTETLWETAASDGWRPSSAPRFDWPPPPKESNGHLRVRCNGGLNQQRSAICNAVLAARIMNATLVLPELDANSFWHDDSGFRGIYDVDHFIRALRFDVRIVESIPEIRKNGKTKKIKAHQLRPPRDAPISWYTTVALEKMKEHGAIYLTPFSHRLAEEIDNPEYQRLRCRVNYHALRFKPHIMKLSNSIVSKLRSEGHFMSIHLRFEMDMLAFAGCLDIFSPEEQRILMKYRKENFAEKRLVYSERRVIGKCPLTPEEVGLILHAMGFDNSTKIYLAAGELFGGERFMKPFRSMFPRLENHSTVDPSEEIAENTRGLVGSAVDYMVCLLSDIFMPTYDGPSNFANNLLGHRLYYGFRTTIRPDRKALAAIFIDREKGRTTGFNETVRRVMLQTNFGGPHKRVPPESFYTNSWPECFCQTSTQNPDDKCPPENVLEKLHRRLEGETTSDSDTLVQSNSTVSMADR; this is encoded by the exons GTGCACTCTAGGCTCAAGTCCCATTCCCTTGGCCAACATTGTTTACTACTACACAAGGGGCCATTAAGCTCAACTGGGGCGACATACTATAATAAGACCCCAATCGTTGCTCATTTACCAAGCTTGATGGATGCAACACCTTCAATCCAAATGAGAAG GCCCGGGGATGGAGCGGCCACTCAcaagagaggaggaggaggacacTATCGCCCCCAGCTAAAGCAGCATCTgagcggaggaggaggagttaaAGGGCTATTTGGGAGGTTGTCCATTGCAGTCGTTGTCCTCGTGATTTGTTCCATTTCGTTATTATCCACCTTGAAGAGTAATAACAACCAGCCCATCTCCCGATCTTCATCTGAG ATCGACACAGAAACTCTTTGGGAAACTGCTGCTTCTGATGGTTGGAGGCCCTCATCTGCTCCACGATTTGATTGGCCCC CTCCTCCAAAAGAGAGCAATGGTCATCTGAGGGTTCGATGTAATGGTGGTCTGAATCAACAGCGCAGTGCG ATATGTAATGCAGTTCTTGCTGCACGAATTATGAATGCTACACTCGTGCTGCCTGAGTTGGATGCAAACTCCTTTTGGCATGATGACAG TGGTTTCCGAGGCATCTACGATGTTGATCACTTCATCAGAGCATTGAGGTTTGATGTACGGATTGTGGAAAGCATTCCAGAAATTCGCAAAAATgggaagaccaagaaaataaaagcacatcAG CTTCGCCCCCCGAGAGATGCTCCAATTAGTTGGTACACAACAGTTGCTCTGGAGAAGATGAAGGAACATGGTGCCATCTATCTGACCCCTTTTTCACATCGTCTTGCTGAAGAGATTGACAACCCTGAGTACCAAAGATTGAGATGCCGAGTCAATTATCATGCACTCAGATTTAAGCCCCACATTATGAAGTTAAGCAACTCAATAGTGAGTAAACTTCGTTCAGAAGGTCATTTCATGTCGATACATCTCCGTTTCGAGATGGATATGCTGGCTTTTGCTGG ATGCCTAGATATATTTAGTCCTGAAGAACAGAGAATATTGATGAAGTACCGCAAGGAAAATTTTGCAGAGAAGAGACTTGTTTATAGTGAAAGAAGGGTCATTGGAAAATGTCCATTGACTCCAGAAGAG GTTGGTCTCATCTTGCATGCTATGGGGTTTGACAATTCCACTAAGATATACCTTGCAGCTGGTGAATTATTTGGTGGGGAGCGATTCATGAAACCCTTTCGGTCCATGTTTCCTCGCCTTGAGAATCACAGCACAGTTGACCCTAGTGAGGAGATAGCAGAGAACACTCGTGGCCTGGTAGGCTCTGCTGTGGATTACATGGTTTGTCTTCTATCAGACATCTTCATGCCAACATATGACGGGCCAAGCAACTTCGCAAATAATCTCCTTGGACACCGTCTGTACTATGGCTTCCGGACCACAATCAGACCTGACAGGAAGGCTCTTGCTGCAATCTTTATTGATCGTGAAAAGGGCCGAACAACTGGCTTTAACGAAACTGTTAGGCGTGTGATGCTACAAACGAATTTTGGTGGGCCTCACAAACGGGTCCCACCTGAGTCTTTCTACACCAACTCTTGGCCCGAATGTTTCTGCCAGACATCAACACAGAATCCAGATGATAAATGCCCACCAGAAAATGTTTTGGAAAAGTTGCATAGGCGACTGGAGGGTGAAACCACCAGTGATTCAGATACGTTGGTTCAATCAAATTCGACAGTATCCATGGCTGATAGATAG